The following coding sequences are from one Granulicella sp. L56 window:
- a CDS encoding 16S rRNA (uracil(1498)-N(3))-methyltransferase, producing the protein MTRRRWIADTWTPTTATLTGDQAGHLARVLRAEAGQIFDVVAGGFLHRAEITSVSDKEVLFNLHEELEADAALPLHLLLAVFKFDHMEWAIEKATELGVARITPILARRTEKHLSLAAPKRAERWRRIALEASKQSRRTDIPKIADPAILKAALEQEQSPTRILLSETEQATPLSAALTASARSTGYEPVALAIGPEGGWTPEEMTLFTAHNWTPVTLGPRILRAETAAIAAIAIASSYLN; encoded by the coding sequence ATGACTCGCCGCCGCTGGATCGCCGATACCTGGACCCCAACCACCGCCACCCTCACTGGAGATCAGGCCGGCCATCTCGCCCGCGTCCTCCGCGCCGAGGCCGGCCAGATCTTCGATGTCGTCGCCGGAGGCTTCCTTCACCGCGCTGAAATCACCAGCGTCTCCGACAAGGAAGTCCTCTTCAATCTCCATGAAGAGCTCGAAGCTGATGCAGCGTTGCCCCTTCACCTGCTGCTGGCCGTCTTCAAGTTCGATCACATGGAATGGGCCATCGAAAAGGCAACCGAGCTGGGCGTCGCCCGCATCACGCCCATCCTCGCCCGGCGCACCGAAAAGCATCTGTCCCTCGCCGCACCAAAGCGAGCCGAGCGCTGGCGGCGCATCGCCCTTGAAGCCTCCAAGCAATCCCGCCGCACCGACATCCCCAAGATCGCCGATCCCGCCATCCTGAAGGCTGCCCTCGAACAAGAGCAAAGTCCCACGCGCATTCTGCTCAGCGAGACCGAACAAGCCACTCCGCTATCCGCAGCTCTTACCGCTTCCGCGCGATCTACGGGTTATGAGCCCGTCGCTCTAGCCATAGGTCCGGAAGGCGGCTGGACACCCGAAGAGATGACCCTCTTCACCGCGCACAACTGGACACCAGTAACCCTCGGCCCTCGCATCCTACGCGCCGAAACCGCAGCCATCGCTGCCATCGCCATAGCCTCGTCCTACCTGAACTGA
- the dnaJ gene encoding molecular chaperone DnaJ: protein MTKIDFYEVLTVSRDANDQELKTAYRKLAMQYHPDRNPDDPTAEEKFKECSEAYQVLSDPEKRAAYDRYGHAAFNGGGPGAGGNPFAGGAQDLGDIFGDLFGEMFNMGGGGGGRKASRVQRGRDLRYDLTLEFEEAVFGKEKEITIRRMETCVDCKGSGAARGKAPVTCTQCGGRGQQRFQQGFFSVARTCSVCGGTGTLIVDPCQTCRGETRVQTEHSILVKVPAGVEQDTRIRYQGEGEAGKFAGPAGDLYVVLNVKAHKFFERDGDDLHCVMPISFPQAALGTELEIQTLEGEATIKIPEGTQSGKEFKLRGKGVPHLNSHGKGDLVIEIRVQTPGKLSKQQKELLRQLSETMVVENTPTSRGLFDKVKEMFT from the coding sequence GTGACAAAAATCGATTTTTACGAAGTGTTGACTGTTTCTCGGGACGCGAACGATCAGGAGCTGAAGACGGCCTATCGCAAGTTGGCGATGCAGTATCATCCCGACCGCAATCCGGACGATCCCACGGCGGAAGAGAAGTTCAAGGAGTGCAGCGAGGCTTATCAGGTCCTGAGTGACCCGGAGAAGCGCGCGGCCTACGACCGTTATGGCCATGCGGCATTTAATGGTGGTGGTCCCGGCGCGGGTGGAAATCCGTTTGCCGGTGGCGCGCAGGACCTTGGCGACATCTTCGGCGACCTGTTCGGTGAGATGTTCAACATGGGCGGTGGTGGTGGCGGCCGCAAGGCTTCGCGGGTACAGCGCGGGCGCGATCTTCGCTATGACCTGACGCTGGAGTTCGAGGAGGCGGTCTTCGGCAAGGAGAAGGAGATCACCATCCGGCGTATGGAGACCTGCGTGGATTGCAAGGGTTCAGGCGCGGCCAGGGGCAAGGCTCCTGTGACTTGCACGCAGTGCGGCGGACGTGGCCAGCAGCGGTTTCAGCAGGGATTCTTTTCCGTGGCACGGACATGCTCGGTGTGTGGCGGCACGGGAACGTTGATTGTCGATCCGTGCCAGACCTGCAGGGGCGAGACGAGGGTGCAGACGGAGCACAGCATTCTGGTCAAGGTTCCGGCGGGCGTCGAGCAGGACACCCGGATTCGTTATCAGGGCGAGGGTGAGGCTGGAAAGTTTGCCGGGCCTGCGGGCGATCTCTATGTCGTGCTGAACGTGAAGGCGCACAAGTTTTTCGAGCGCGACGGCGATGATCTGCATTGCGTGATGCCGATCTCGTTCCCGCAGGCGGCGCTGGGAACGGAGCTGGAGATTCAGACGCTTGAGGGAGAGGCGACCATCAAGATCCCCGAGGGGACGCAGAGTGGCAAGGAGTTCAAGCTGCGCGGCAAGGGCGTGCCTCACCTGAACTCTCATGGCAAGGGCGATCTGGTCATCGAGATTCGCGTGCAGACCCCGGGCAAGCTGAGCAAGCAGCAAAAAGAGTTGCTGCGGCAGTTGAGCGAGACGATGGTGGTGGAGAATACGCCTACTTCGCGCGGTCTGTTCGACAAGGTTAAGGAGATGTTCACCTAG
- a CDS encoding nucleotide exchange factor GrpE produces the protein MRRHDHMQDEMTVDAVKEGDVASGAAAEPISETSAAHAELEQVKGERDQLVDRLARLQAEFENARKREAKERSDSRDYVISNTVEPFLSVMDNFQLALKADGTVEQLRAGVELILKQMEDSLRGLNVVAVETVGTQFDPRVHEALGSIETKEFPDHQVLEEIRRGYKIREKLLRPALVRIAANADQIAD, from the coding sequence ATGAGGAGACACGATCACATGCAGGACGAGATGACGGTGGACGCTGTGAAGGAAGGCGATGTTGCGTCTGGTGCGGCGGCTGAACCGATAAGTGAGACGAGCGCTGCCCACGCCGAGCTGGAGCAGGTGAAGGGCGAGCGCGACCAGTTGGTCGACCGGCTGGCGCGGTTGCAGGCCGAGTTTGAGAATGCCCGCAAGCGCGAGGCAAAAGAGCGCTCCGATTCACGAGACTACGTGATTTCGAATACGGTCGAGCCGTTTCTGAGCGTGATGGATAACTTCCAGCTTGCGCTCAAGGCCGATGGTACGGTGGAGCAGCTTCGCGCCGGTGTGGAACTGATTCTAAAGCAGATGGAGGACTCTCTGCGGGGGCTGAACGTGGTTGCGGTAGAGACGGTCGGGACGCAATTCGACCCTCGAGTCCACGAAGCTTTGGGCAGCATTGAAACTAAAGAGTTTCCCGATCATCAGGTATTAGAAGAGATTCGGCGGGGGTATAAGATCCGTGAAAAGCTGTTACGGCCTGCGCTGGTGAGGATTGCTGCAAACGCGGACCAGATCGCTGATTAG
- the hrcA gene encoding heat-inducible transcriptional repressor HrcA gives MADAERVTARQRAILTAVVESYIETGEPVGSGTIARLQMSDVAGMSSATIRNEMAELADAGLLEQPHTSAGRIPTARAFRMYVEQLSGGANPRIDAARLPALSRRQIDSSFVGLAGVQAVLERTSHVLATLSSGVGVAIAAAADGDMLEHVHFSRLAVARVLAVVVTRSGMVRDRVLALDRDLTLRELETAANFLNENFRGWSVERVRAEIARMLERERSEYQLLLNSVQQLWVKAIPETDVPVQTVYVEGVANLLGSQGMGSYEDRERLREVLAALEAKQRLVELLNAYIDSRQESVRVVFDLEEQAPEMAGLVLIAAPARMGGESRGTVGVIGPKRMHYENTMNAVGYIAQVFDRMLHPIE, from the coding sequence ATGGCGGATGCAGAGCGGGTTACGGCGCGGCAGCGAGCCATTCTGACGGCTGTTGTCGAAAGCTACATCGAGACCGGAGAGCCGGTAGGCTCGGGGACGATCGCGCGGTTGCAGATGAGCGATGTCGCTGGCATGAGCTCAGCCACGATCCGCAATGAGATGGCGGAACTGGCCGATGCGGGGCTGCTGGAGCAGCCGCATACCTCGGCGGGGCGGATTCCGACGGCCCGGGCGTTTCGCATGTATGTGGAACAGTTGAGCGGCGGGGCGAATCCCCGAATTGACGCGGCTAGGTTGCCGGCGCTGTCGCGGCGGCAGATTGATTCGAGCTTCGTAGGATTGGCGGGAGTGCAGGCGGTGCTGGAGCGGACATCGCATGTGCTGGCCACGCTTTCGAGCGGCGTAGGCGTCGCGATTGCCGCTGCGGCAGATGGCGACATGCTGGAGCATGTGCATTTTTCGCGATTGGCCGTGGCGCGGGTGCTGGCGGTCGTCGTAACGCGGAGCGGGATGGTGCGGGACCGGGTGCTGGCGCTGGATCGGGATTTGACACTGCGCGAACTGGAGACGGCGGCGAACTTTTTGAACGAGAACTTCCGGGGATGGAGCGTGGAACGGGTTCGCGCCGAGATAGCGCGGATGCTGGAGCGGGAGCGAAGTGAGTACCAACTGCTACTGAATTCTGTGCAGCAGCTTTGGGTGAAGGCAATTCCGGAGACCGACGTTCCGGTGCAGACGGTCTATGTTGAGGGTGTGGCCAATCTGCTGGGCAGTCAGGGGATGGGCAGTTATGAGGACCGCGAGCGGTTGCGCGAGGTGCTGGCCGCGCTGGAGGCGAAACAGCGGCTCGTCGAACTCCTGAACGCCTATATCGACTCCAGGCAGGAGAGTGTCCGCGTAGTCTTCGACCTGGAGGAGCAGGCGCCGGAGATGGCGGGATTGGTGCTGATCGCGGCCCCGGCGCGGATGGGCGGCGAGAGCCGGGGAACGGTGGGCGTGATCGGCCCGAAGCGGATGCACTACGAGAACACGATGAATGCGGTGGGCTATATTGCACAGGTATTTGACCGGATGCTGCATCCAATCGAGTGA
- a CDS encoding Mrp/NBP35 family ATP-binding protein, whose translation MGHMGAGAPQGPQPLPGVEYVVAVGSGKGGVGKTTVAVNLAVALGKLGYKVGLIDADIYGPNVPMMLGVTRQPNIVGENRIEPIVSHGVKFISVGLISPGDKPMVMRGPMLHQIIRQFLQQVEWGELDFLIVDLPPGTGDVVISLVQTVPLTGAVVVSTGSGVALQDARKALEMFHQVKVEVIGMVENMSQMTLPSGEVIDVFGAGGTERTAAQFGLDFLGAVELDPSIREGGDKGLPVALAGPDSAKAKAFYEVARKVAAKAQEIADNSEDVLEIS comes from the coding sequence ATGGGACATATGGGAGCAGGAGCACCGCAGGGGCCGCAGCCTTTGCCGGGAGTGGAGTATGTGGTTGCCGTTGGTAGTGGCAAGGGTGGAGTCGGCAAGACGACAGTGGCGGTGAACCTCGCGGTTGCGCTGGGCAAGCTGGGATATAAGGTTGGGCTGATTGACGCCGATATCTATGGGCCGAATGTGCCGATGATGCTGGGGGTAACGCGGCAGCCGAACATTGTCGGCGAGAACCGGATTGAGCCGATTGTGTCGCATGGAGTGAAGTTTATTTCGGTGGGTCTGATCTCGCCGGGTGACAAGCCGATGGTGATGCGCGGGCCGATGCTGCACCAGATCATCCGGCAGTTTTTGCAGCAGGTGGAGTGGGGCGAACTGGATTTCCTGATCGTCGATCTGCCTCCCGGGACGGGCGATGTGGTGATCTCGCTGGTGCAGACGGTGCCGTTGACCGGGGCAGTGGTGGTTTCGACCGGCTCGGGCGTGGCGTTGCAGGATGCGCGGAAGGCGCTCGAGATGTTCCATCAGGTAAAGGTCGAGGTGATTGGCATGGTCGAGAACATGTCGCAGATGACGCTGCCGAGCGGCGAGGTCATCGATGTTTTTGGCGCGGGCGGGACGGAGCGGACGGCGGCGCAGTTTGGGCTGGATTTTCTGGGTGCCGTGGAGCTTGATCCTTCGATTCGCGAGGGCGGTGACAAGGGCCTGCCGGTGGCGCTGGCCGGGCCGGATTCGGCCAAGGCCAAGGCGTTTTATGAAGTGGCGAGGAAGGTCGCGGCCAAGGCGCAGGAGATTGCCGACAACAGCGAGGATGTGCTCGAGATCAGTTAA
- a CDS encoding acyl-CoA thioesterase, with product MSDTVLERTVEESQSERSEIIFPGDANALGNLFGGRLMQYIDLVGAMAASRHARAITVTASMDHLDFVAPVRVGDLLILKASVNRAFKTSMEVGVRAMVEDVRAQRLRHVSSAYLTYVAVDMDGKGILVPKVVPETEHQKRRYEDAGRRREMRAGETMRKKEMRMSLGEGWHR from the coding sequence ATGAGCGATACGGTTTTAGAGCGAACGGTGGAAGAGTCGCAGTCGGAGCGGAGCGAGATTATTTTTCCGGGCGATGCGAATGCGCTGGGCAACCTGTTTGGCGGACGGCTGATGCAGTATATCGACTTGGTGGGGGCGATGGCGGCGAGCCGTCATGCAAGGGCGATTACGGTGACGGCCTCGATGGACCATCTCGATTTTGTGGCTCCGGTGCGTGTAGGCGATCTTCTGATTCTGAAGGCGAGCGTGAACCGCGCCTTCAAGACCAGCATGGAGGTTGGGGTGCGTGCCATGGTGGAAGACGTTCGCGCGCAGCGGCTCCGGCATGTCTCTTCGGCTTACCTTACCTACGTGGCGGTGGACATGGATGGCAAGGGAATTCTGGTTCCAAAGGTGGTACCGGAGACAGAGCACCAGAAACGTCGGTATGAAGACGCAGGACGGCGGCGCGAGATGCGTGCAGGAGAGACGATGCGCAAGAAAGAGATGCGTATGTCGCTGGGCGAGGGCTGGCATCGTTGA
- a CDS encoding tetratricopeptide repeat protein, which produces MDKIALFTQILEQNPTDAFTRYGLAMAYATEGNTGAALAEFNTLIGHNPDYVPAYQMSAQTLVKLGRTEEAATRLHEGISAANRTGNQHALAEMEALRDEIS; this is translated from the coding sequence ATGGACAAGATCGCCCTCTTCACCCAGATCCTCGAGCAGAACCCCACCGACGCCTTCACCCGTTACGGCCTCGCCATGGCCTACGCTACCGAAGGTAACACCGGCGCGGCCCTCGCTGAGTTCAACACCCTCATCGGCCACAATCCCGACTACGTTCCCGCCTACCAGATGTCCGCGCAAACCCTCGTCAAGCTGGGCCGCACCGAAGAGGCGGCCACGCGTCTCCACGAAGGAATCTCCGCCGCCAACCGAACAGGCAACCAGCACGCCCTCGCCGAGATGGAAGCCCTGCGCGACGAAATCTCTTAG
- a CDS encoding sigma 54-interacting transcriptional regulator yields the protein MATALPTTLGQLRKSEFTPERLARSVKDELRENLIAKLRAKETLFPGIVGYEDTVVPQIVNAVLSKHNFILLGLRGQAKSRILRSLTTLLDPACPYVAGAETRDNPYAPISKFARDLIARLGDETPIAWLAPNDRFVEKLATPDVTVADLVGDIDPIKAARSNQDLGSELTMHYGLLPRANRGIFAINEVPDLAGKIQVALFNIMQEGDVQIKGYPVRLPLDVAIVFSANPEDYTARGKIVTPLKDRIGSEIRTHYPESIDEAITITTQEAWSKRPASNIEIPHYIRQIVEQIAFSAREDKKVDKRSGVSQRLPISTMELVISNAERRALLHDEKLAVPRVGDIYAALPGITGKVELEYEGEMRGADAVIREIIRASVASVFDQYFAATNTQQIEQWFNLGGTVQLNDVQPAAGSLTELQQIQGLFEKLSPLQINAKTKPEVAVSAAEFLLEGMYAHKRISRAEERVFTAAEKKSHNDQAANYAEKMREREQESDFAAKNRTRRGFN from the coding sequence ATGGCGACCGCACTCCCCACCACCCTCGGCCAACTCCGCAAATCAGAATTCACCCCCGAACGCCTCGCCCGCAGCGTCAAGGACGAGCTCCGCGAGAATCTCATCGCCAAGCTCCGCGCCAAAGAGACGCTCTTCCCCGGCATCGTCGGCTACGAAGACACCGTTGTCCCGCAGATCGTCAACGCAGTCCTCAGCAAGCACAACTTCATCCTCCTCGGTCTTCGCGGACAGGCCAAGTCCCGCATCCTGCGCTCGCTTACCACCCTCCTCGATCCCGCCTGCCCTTATGTAGCCGGAGCCGAAACCCGCGACAATCCCTACGCTCCCATCTCGAAGTTTGCCCGCGACCTCATCGCCAGGCTCGGTGACGAAACTCCCATCGCATGGCTGGCACCCAACGACCGTTTCGTCGAAAAACTAGCCACTCCCGACGTCACCGTAGCCGATCTGGTCGGCGACATCGACCCTATCAAAGCCGCTCGCAGCAACCAGGACCTTGGCTCCGAGCTGACCATGCACTACGGCCTCCTGCCCCGCGCCAACCGCGGCATCTTCGCCATCAACGAAGTGCCCGACCTCGCCGGAAAGATTCAGGTCGCCCTCTTCAACATCATGCAGGAAGGCGACGTGCAGATTAAGGGCTATCCCGTCCGCTTGCCTCTCGACGTAGCCATCGTCTTCAGCGCCAATCCCGAGGACTACACCGCTCGCGGCAAGATCGTCACTCCGCTCAAAGACCGCATCGGCAGCGAGATCCGCACCCATTATCCCGAATCGATCGACGAAGCCATCACCATCACCACGCAGGAAGCCTGGTCGAAGCGTCCCGCCAGCAACATCGAAATCCCCCACTACATCCGCCAGATCGTCGAGCAAATCGCCTTCTCCGCCCGCGAAGATAAAAAGGTGGACAAGCGCAGCGGCGTCTCGCAGCGCCTGCCTATCTCGACCATGGAGCTGGTCATCTCCAACGCCGAACGCCGCGCTCTGCTCCACGACGAGAAGCTCGCCGTTCCCCGCGTAGGCGATATCTACGCCGCGCTGCCCGGCATCACCGGCAAGGTCGAGCTTGAGTACGAAGGCGAGATGCGCGGAGCCGATGCCGTCATTCGCGAGATCATCCGCGCCAGCGTAGCCAGTGTCTTCGATCAGTACTTCGCCGCGACCAACACGCAGCAGATCGAGCAATGGTTCAACCTCGGCGGCACCGTCCAGCTCAACGACGTTCAGCCCGCCGCTGGTTCGCTCACGGAGTTGCAGCAGATTCAGGGTCTCTTCGAAAAGCTTTCGCCGTTGCAGATCAACGCAAAGACCAAGCCCGAAGTGGCCGTAAGCGCCGCCGAATTCCTGCTCGAAGGCATGTACGCCCACAAGCGCATCAGCCGGGCCGAAGAACGTGTCTTCACTGCAGCCGAAAAGAAATCACACAACGATCAGGCCGCCAACTACGCCGAGAAGATGCGCGAGCGCGAACAGGAATCGGACTTCGCCGCCAAAAACCGCACCCGTCGCGGCTTCAACTAA